In Nitratiruptor sp. YY09-18, a single window of DNA contains:
- a CDS encoding HD-GYP domain-containing protein, producing the protein MINDLFIKSHLDEIIFFIAINFWYIFLLLAIVFFIIAVKLFKDKSTLKLTITKLDAFFDQIAEAKTMSEFFTTLKPFALYSGVKEAAFYQRRGDIFILQSSLFENDELQIKQRVYKREIQIKEKIGNYYYHYILTTSQDYLMVLVSKKELDEEFFFGFWKMLGAYYEKIAKLENINHLQLVSESSNKVLKNIFNMQYGTETFMKFVISLIGKTIDADGLILVNRDNLVKKIFKKPQEKSVKKEFFIRNTPYTLEVYTKTPLAPQEIEQIGSFLDMAGIYFENMSSNSKIVNNYIHFLRMSNQALEMQSRYFKNHSKKVQLVSLEVGKALFLDEKSLEEISLGAELHDIGMIGKIEHFLDQDKLNTKELDLIRFHPIIGSIIVEPVESIYHIANIIKYHHERFDGTGYPYGLKGSEIPILAQIVALAEYYIGITSPRAYRRALTHKEAVEKIAQLKNKLVDEHIINTFLEIEESIDRKLQVLGSKVL; encoded by the coding sequence AAACTTACCATTACAAAACTTGACGCCTTCTTTGATCAAATCGCCGAAGCAAAAACTATGAGTGAATTTTTTACAACACTCAAGCCTTTTGCATTGTATAGTGGTGTAAAAGAGGCAGCTTTTTATCAACGGCGTGGAGATATCTTTATACTTCAAAGCAGCCTCTTTGAAAATGATGAGTTACAGATCAAGCAGCGCGTATATAAAAGAGAAATCCAAATAAAAGAGAAGATTGGAAACTACTACTATCACTATATACTTACCACATCTCAAGACTATCTCATGGTGCTTGTAAGCAAAAAAGAGTTGGATGAAGAGTTCTTTTTTGGGTTTTGGAAGATGCTTGGAGCATACTATGAAAAGATTGCAAAATTAGAAAATATCAATCATCTGCAACTAGTGAGTGAAAGCTCCAATAAAGTTTTGAAAAATATATTTAATATGCAGTATGGTACAGAAACTTTTATGAAATTTGTTATCTCACTCATTGGAAAAACTATAGATGCTGATGGTCTTATACTTGTAAATCGCGATAACCTTGTCAAAAAAATATTCAAAAAGCCTCAGGAAAAAAGCGTGAAGAAGGAGTTTTTTATCAGAAATACGCCATACACTCTTGAAGTGTACACCAAGACACCACTCGCACCTCAAGAGATTGAACAGATTGGCTCATTTTTGGATATGGCTGGGATCTACTTTGAAAATATGAGTTCCAATAGCAAAATAGTCAATAATTACATTCATTTTCTACGTATGTCTAACCAGGCTTTGGAGATGCAAAGCAGATATTTTAAAAACCACTCCAAAAAAGTGCAACTTGTAAGCCTAGAGGTTGGAAAGGCTCTCTTTTTGGACGAAAAAAGTCTTGAGGAGATTTCCTTGGGAGCTGAGCTCCATGATATTGGAATGATTGGAAAGATTGAGCATTTTCTCGATCAAGATAAACTCAATACAAAAGAGCTAGATCTCATACGTTTTCATCCAATCATCGGTAGCATCATTGTAGAACCTGTTGAGAGTATTTACCATATCGCAAATATCATTAAGTATCATCACGAGCGATTTGATGGGACAGGATATCCTTATGGTCTCAAAGGAAGCGAGATTCCGATATTGGCACAAATTGTTGCTCTGGCCGAATATTATATAGGGATTACGAGCCCAAGAGCCTATCGCAGAGCTCTCACCCATAAAGAGGCAGTAGAAAAGATTGCGCAGCTCAAAAATAAGCTTGTAGATGAACACATTATCAATACATTCTTAGAGATTGAAGAGAGTATCGATAGAAAGCTTCAGGTACTTGGATCAAAAGTTTTGTGA